One genomic segment of Ricinus communis isolate WT05 ecotype wild-type chromosome 3, ASM1957865v1, whole genome shotgun sequence includes these proteins:
- the LOC125369570 gene encoding uncharacterized protein LOC125369570, with the protein MENQINQLAQQVDQSSKVPGHFPGNTEQPPKGQINTVTLRNGRELEDLPPKVVQKKVVAVEEEMFEAKKMIEKEKIKEKKEPIVIKPYRPLVPFPQRLAQAKLEKNYGKFLNILKKLQTNIPFLDAILEMPSYAKFLKDMLSNKRKIEENATISLTAECNAILQNKLPNKLGDPGRYSIPVQLGDIGIKKALCDLGASVSLMPLSRNFRWVN; encoded by the coding sequence ATGGAGAATCAGATAAACCAACTTGCTCAACAAGTGGATCAATCTTCAAAGGTTCCAGGTCACTTTCCTGGTAACACCGAGCAACCACCTAAGGGTCAAATTAATACTGTAACTTTAAGGAATGGTAGAGAGCTAGAAGACCTTCCACCGAAGGTAGTTCAAAAGAAAGTAGTTGCAGTAGAGGAAGAGATGTTTGAAGCTAAGAAGATgatagaaaaagagaaaattaaagagaagAAGGAGCCCATTGTCATTAAACCTTACAGGCCACTTGTACCTTTCCCACAACGATTGGCACAGGCAAAGCTAGAAAAGAACTATGGGAAATTCCTAAACATTCTAAAGAAGTTGCAGACCAACATCCCATTCTTGGATGCAATCTTAGAGATGCCCTCCTATGCTAAATTTCTGAAGGACATGCTCTCTAACAAGAGGAAAATCGAAGAAAATGCAACAATCTCACTGACAGCTGAATGCAATGCTATATTGCAGAACAAGCTTCCAAACAAGCTAGGAGATCCAGGGAGATATTCCATACCAGTCCAGCTAGGTGACATCGGAATAAAGAAGGCTTTATGTGATCTAGGGGCAAGTGTCAGTCTTATGCCCCTATCAAGAAACTTCAGATGGGTGAATTAA